A single Muntiacus reevesi chromosome 9, mMunRee1.1, whole genome shotgun sequence DNA region contains:
- the LOC136175376 gene encoding olfactory receptor 5T1-like: LVDSIFPIYCFWNLKMKTETSGSPSDLDLYRIQIKNRTEVTMFILMGFTDDFEMQIFLFLLFLAIYLFTMIGNLGLVFLVIMDSRLHNPMYYFLTALSLLDACYSSVITPKMLINFLSENKAISFLGCATQMFLFLTCGTTECFILAAMAYDRYVAIYNPLLYLVKMSRRVYVPLIISCYAVGILHATLHTVATFSLSFCASNEIRYVFCDIPPLLAISCSDTRMNQLLVFYFAGSIEISTILIVVISYGFILLAILRMHSAEGRRKVFSTCGSHLTGVSIFHGTVLFMYVRPTSSYALDHDMIVSVFYTIIIPMLNPIIYSLRNKDVKEAMKKVSGKNWFTNKVYFSH; the protein is encoded by the coding sequence TTGGTGGACTCTATTTTCCCCATATATTGCTTTTggaacttaaaaatgaaaactgagacGTCAGGGTCACCGTCAGATTTAGATTTATACAGGATTCAGATAAAAAATAGGACTGAGGTCACCATGTTCATACTGATGGGCTTTACAGATGATTTTGAGATGCAAATCTTTCTATTTTTACTATTTCTAGCAATCTATCTTTTTACAATGATAGGGAACTTGGGGTTGGTTTTCTTGGTCATTATGGATTCCCGGCTCCAcaaccccatgtactattttCTGACAGCATTATCATTATTGGATGCCTGCTATTCTTCTGTTATCACACCCAAAATGCTGATCAATTTCCTATCAGAGAATAAAGCCATTTCCTTTCTTGGATGTGCCACGCAgatgtttctctttcttacttgtgGGACCACAGAATGCTTCATCTTGGCCGCAATGGCCTATGATCGCTATGTAGCCATCTACAACCCTCTCCTGTATTTAGTTAAAATGTCACGCAGGGTCTATGTGCCACTTATAATTTCCTGCTATGCTGTTGGCATCTTGCATGCTACTTTGCACACCGTGGCTACTTTCAGCCTCTCCTTCTGTGCCTCCAATGAAATCAGATATGTCTTCTGTGACATCCCTCCCCTCCTCGCTATTTCTTGCTCTGATACGCGCATGAACCAGCTTCTAGTTTTCTATTTTGCAGGCTCTATTGAGATATCCACCATATTGATTGTTGTGATCTCCTATGGTTTCATCCTGTTGGCCATTCTGAGGATGCATTCTGCTGAAGGGAGAAGGAAAGTCTTTTCTACATGTGGCTCTCACCTAACCGGAGTGTCCATTTTTCATGGCACGGTTCTCTTTATGTACGTGAGACCCACTTCCAGCTACGCCTTGGATCATGACATGATCGTGTCTGTATTTTACACCATCATAATTCCCATGTTGAATCCCATCATCTATAGTTTGAGGAACAAAGATGTCAAAGAGGCAATGAAGAAAGTGTCTGGGAAAAATTGGTTTACCAACAAAGTATATTTTTCACACTAA